In the genome of Solibacillus silvestris, one region contains:
- a CDS encoding aminoacyl-tRNA hydrolase, whose amino-acid sequence MKLIIGLGNPGKPYEHTRHNIGFDVIDELANRWNAPLNQTKFNGMYATVHRPEGKVILLKPLTYMNLSGECVRPLMDYFDIEIEDIIVIYDDLDLETGKLRLRGKGSAGGHNGIKSLIQHLGTQEFNRIRVGVSRPPAGMKVADYVLAKFSKEDQPIVKEAVEKSCDAVETALTKPFLEVMNKFNGA is encoded by the coding sequence GTGAAATTAATTATTGGTTTAGGAAATCCGGGAAAACCATATGAACATACACGCCACAATATAGGTTTTGATGTAATTGATGAATTAGCCAATCGATGGAATGCGCCATTAAACCAAACTAAATTTAATGGTATGTATGCAACGGTTCATCGTCCTGAGGGAAAAGTCATTTTATTGAAGCCACTAACATATATGAATTTATCAGGAGAATGTGTTAGACCTCTAATGGATTATTTTGATATAGAAATTGAAGATATTATTGTTATTTATGATGATTTAGATCTGGAAACGGGTAAGTTAAGATTACGCGGCAAGGGAAGTGCTGGTGGACATAACGGAATTAAATCATTAATTCAGCACTTAGGGACACAGGAATTTAACCGAATCCGTGTCGGAGTAAGCCGCCCGCCAGCAGGTATGAAAGTTGCGGATTATGTATTGGCAAAGTTTTCAAAAGAGGATCAGCCCATCGTAAAAGAAGCTGTTGAAAAGAGCTGTGATGCTGTAGAAACAGCTTTGACAAAGCCGTTTTTAGAAGTGATGAACAAATTTAACGGCGCATAA
- a CDS encoding transcription-repair coupling factor has translation MDTIHQIFIKDKQIDNMIEQIRKNQANDHLITGLTGSARPALIHTIYQETNKSIYIMSSNLLQAQKLVDDLTALVGDGHVHYYPAEEFIAANMTTSSHELRAQRIATLGRLVNKERGIYIIPVAGMRSMLNAPQKWLGYELSTSLGQDVDINTWLDKLVEMGYTRSEMVTTPGEFAMRGGILDIYPPYAQDPIRIELFDTEVDSIRTFSADNQRSIEKLKEIKIFPATELLLTKEERIKLAERLEASLAVSLKKVRKQETQELLMQNIQHDIELLRLGHLPDHIAKYGSLLFDQPYFLGDYFKEDGLVLFDELGRIQEVMEAWEREENEWFISLIEGGKMLHDVKPSHSLKEVLSMLKQQKMYFALFTRTFAGVTLKKTINISCKPMQQFHGQIALLQNEIERWTHEKFVVLFTANSDSRIKAMQNLLDDYHIASTIGYADAPGIYLVNTALSSGFELPLQKIAVVTDDELFKQQAKKKSRPQQMTNAERIKSYTEIKSGDYVVHVHHGIGKYIGIETLVVNGTHQDYLHVRYREDDKLYVPVDQIELIQRYVPSGEKEPKLHKLGGTEWKKTHKKVSNAVQDIADDLIKLYAKREAEKGYAFSPDSDEQRGFEAAFPYEETEDQLRTIAEVKKDMERERPMDRLVCGDVGYGKTEVAIRAAFKAILDGKQVAFLVPTTILAQQHYETISKRFEDYAINVGLLSRFRSKKQQTETLKGLKEGTVDIVIGTHRILSKDVVYQDLGLLIVDEEQRFGVTHKEKIKQLRTNVDVLTLTATPIPRTLHMSMVGVRDLSVIETPPQNRFPVQTYVMEHNGALVREAIEREMARGGQVFYLYNRVEDITRRVEEIQMLVPDARVAFAHGKMTEAKLESVILSFIEGEYDVLVTTTIIETGVDIPNVNTLIVHDADRMGLSQLYQLRGRVGRSNRIAYAYFMYERDKVLTEVAEQRLQAVKEFTELGSGFKIAMRDLSIRGAGNLLGAQQHGFIDSIGFDLYSQMLEEAVEERRTGVKREEKQDVEIMLHVDAYIPDAYIPDGYQKIQMYKRIKAMERIEDYSGIIDELQDRFGDLPVETERLMRVARMKVWAKEANVLSIKEKQQVVSIILSEEGTANTNGAQIVEQSMEFGRAVGFGMEGTQLVITIDYNKCGNHLPFEVVEKMMQIIASAKKDS, from the coding sequence GTGGATACGATACATCAAATATTTATAAAAGATAAACAGATTGATAATATGATAGAGCAAATTCGAAAAAATCAAGCAAACGATCACCTTATTACAGGGTTAACGGGAAGTGCAAGACCTGCGCTGATCCATACAATCTATCAAGAGACAAATAAATCGATTTATATTATGTCCTCAAACCTATTGCAGGCACAAAAATTAGTAGATGATCTGACTGCGTTAGTTGGTGATGGGCATGTCCATTATTACCCGGCCGAGGAATTTATCGCTGCAAATATGACGACTTCTTCCCATGAGCTGCGTGCACAGCGTATTGCAACTTTAGGGCGCTTAGTTAATAAGGAACGCGGAATCTATATTATTCCGGTAGCAGGAATGCGCAGTATGCTAAATGCGCCTCAAAAGTGGCTTGGATATGAACTTTCTACTTCTTTAGGTCAAGATGTCGACATCAATACTTGGTTAGATAAGCTTGTTGAAATGGGCTATACGAGAAGTGAAATGGTTACAACACCAGGTGAGTTTGCAATGCGCGGCGGAATTTTGGATATTTATCCGCCATATGCACAAGATCCGATCCGTATTGAATTATTTGATACGGAAGTGGATTCGATTCGTACGTTTTCTGCCGATAATCAGCGCTCGATTGAAAAGTTAAAGGAAATCAAAATTTTCCCTGCGACAGAGCTTCTTTTAACAAAAGAAGAGCGCATAAAACTTGCGGAGCGCCTTGAAGCATCATTGGCAGTGAGTTTAAAAAAGGTCCGTAAACAGGAAACCCAGGAATTGCTCATGCAAAACATTCAGCATGATATTGAGCTGCTGCGTCTTGGTCATCTGCCGGATCATATTGCAAAATATGGCTCGTTATTATTTGATCAGCCGTATTTTTTAGGTGATTACTTCAAGGAGGACGGCCTTGTCCTATTTGATGAGCTAGGTCGCATTCAGGAAGTGATGGAAGCTTGGGAACGCGAAGAAAATGAATGGTTTATTTCATTGATTGAGGGGGGCAAAATGCTTCATGATGTAAAGCCCTCCCATTCATTAAAAGAAGTGCTTTCAATGCTGAAACAGCAGAAAATGTATTTCGCATTATTTACAAGAACATTTGCAGGTGTCACTCTTAAAAAGACAATTAACATTTCCTGTAAGCCGATGCAGCAATTCCACGGACAAATTGCTTTACTGCAAAATGAAATTGAGCGTTGGACGCATGAAAAATTTGTCGTGTTATTTACGGCTAATTCAGATAGCCGGATAAAGGCCATGCAAAATTTACTGGATGACTACCATATTGCGTCAACAATCGGCTATGCCGATGCACCGGGTATTTATCTGGTCAATACGGCATTGTCTTCTGGCTTTGAGCTACCATTACAAAAAATAGCGGTTGTTACAGATGATGAACTCTTTAAACAACAGGCCAAGAAAAAATCACGACCACAGCAGATGACTAATGCTGAGCGTATTAAGTCTTATACAGAAATTAAATCAGGCGACTATGTTGTACACGTGCATCATGGGATCGGGAAATATATTGGCATCGAAACACTTGTTGTGAATGGTACACATCAAGATTATTTGCATGTACGTTACCGTGAGGACGATAAGTTATATGTACCTGTGGATCAAATTGAACTGATTCAACGTTACGTGCCTTCAGGCGAAAAGGAACCGAAACTTCATAAACTCGGTGGTACGGAATGGAAGAAAACACATAAGAAAGTTTCGAATGCGGTACAGGATATTGCGGACGATTTAATCAAACTTTATGCAAAGCGCGAAGCAGAAAAAGGTTATGCCTTTTCTCCGGATTCCGATGAGCAACGGGGCTTTGAGGCTGCTTTCCCGTACGAAGAAACAGAAGATCAGTTACGCACAATCGCCGAAGTGAAAAAAGATATGGAACGAGAACGTCCAATGGATCGCCTCGTTTGCGGGGATGTAGGATACGGAAAAACAGAAGTTGCAATTCGTGCAGCATTTAAGGCCATTTTAGACGGCAAACAGGTTGCCTTTTTAGTGCCGACTACTATTTTGGCGCAGCAGCACTATGAAACGATCTCGAAGCGCTTTGAAGACTATGCAATCAATGTAGGTCTGCTCAGTAGGTTCCGCTCCAAAAAGCAGCAAACAGAGACGTTAAAAGGTCTAAAAGAAGGAACAGTAGATATAGTGATCGGTACACACCGTATTTTATCGAAAGATGTAGTGTATCAAGACTTAGGATTACTTATCGTCGATGAGGAGCAACGTTTCGGTGTTACGCATAAAGAGAAAATTAAGCAGCTTCGAACGAATGTCGATGTGCTGACATTAACGGCAACACCAATTCCGCGTACCCTTCATATGTCGATGGTTGGAGTGCGTGATTTATCGGTCATCGAAACACCGCCACAAAACCGTTTCCCTGTCCAAACGTATGTAATGGAGCATAACGGAGCACTTGTACGTGAAGCAATCGAGCGTGAAATGGCGCGCGGTGGACAAGTATTTTATTTATATAATCGTGTAGAGGATATTACAAGAAGAGTAGAAGAAATTCAGATGCTTGTTCCGGATGCACGAGTCGCTTTTGCACATGGTAAAATGACGGAGGCGAAGCTGGAATCGGTTATTTTATCGTTTATTGAAGGTGAGTACGATGTGCTTGTCACGACAACGATTATTGAAACCGGTGTAGATATTCCAAATGTAAATACATTAATTGTTCATGATGCAGATCGTATGGGACTTTCTCAACTGTATCAGCTGCGGGGACGTGTAGGGCGTTCAAATCGAATTGCCTATGCATATTTCATGTATGAACGTGATAAAGTTCTTACTGAAGTCGCAGAGCAGCGTTTGCAGGCCGTAAAAGAATTTACGGAATTAGGTTCAGGTTTTAAAATTGCGATGCGGGATTTATCGATCCGTGGTGCCGGGAATTTACTTGGTGCTCAGCAGCATGGCTTTATCGATTCAATCGGTTTTGATTTGTATTCGCAAATGCTGGAAGAAGCAGTGGAAGAACGTCGAACAGGTGTGAAGAGAGAAGAGAAGCAGGATGTCGAGATTATGCTGCATGTTGATGCGTATATTCCGGATGCGTATATTCCCGATGGCTACCAAAAAATCCAGATGTATAAACGGATTAAGGCAATGGAACGCATCGAAGATTATTCGGGAATTATCGATGAACTGCAAGACCGCTTTGGAGATTTACCAGTTGAAACAGAGCGTCTGATGCGTGTGGCCCGTATGAAAGTTTGGGCGAAGGAAGCGAATGTGCTTTCAATAAAAGAAAAGCAGCAAGTTGTATCTATTATTCTTTCAGAAGAAGGAACGGCCAATACAAATGGTGCACAGATTGTCGAGCAGTCGATGGAGTTTGGTCGGGCGGTCGGCTTTGGAATGGAAGGGACACAGCTTGTAATAACAATAGATTACAACAAATGCGGAAATCACCTGCCATTTGAGGTAGTAGAAAAAATGATGCAAATTATCGCATCTGCAAAAAAAGACTCATAA
- a CDS encoding stage V sporulation protein T yields the protein MKATGIVRRIDDLGRVVIPKEIRRTLRIREGDPLEIYTDREGEVILKKYSPINDLGEFAQQYAESLFETLGTPTLISDRDEVIAVAGVSKKDYVARRLTVFAEDIIKNRSLVSEKLEMSIELVAGQYEQVKSYCIVPIVSNGDPIGAIYLISRAHFIGEVEQKTAETAANFLAKQMEN from the coding sequence ATGAAAGCAACAGGAATAGTTCGCCGCATCGATGATTTAGGTCGTGTTGTTATCCCAAAAGAAATCAGAAGAACACTTCGTATCCGTGAAGGGGATCCCCTTGAAATTTATACGGACCGCGAAGGAGAAGTGATTTTAAAAAAGTATTCGCCAATTAATGATTTAGGCGAATTTGCACAACAATATGCGGAATCATTATTTGAAACATTAGGTACTCCAACATTAATAAGTGACCGAGATGAAGTAATAGCCGTTGCAGGCGTTTCGAAAAAAGATTATGTGGCGAGACGTTTAACAGTTTTTGCAGAAGATATTATTAAAAACAGGTCACTTGTAAGTGAGAAGCTGGAGATGTCGATTGAACTTGTAGCAGGACAGTATGAACAAGTGAAATCATATTGCATCGTACCGATCGTTTCGAATGGAGATCCGATTGGTGCTATTTATTTAATATCACGGGCCCATTTTATCGGTGAAGTTGAACAAAAAACTGCTGAAACAGCAGCCAATTTTTTAGCAAAGCAAATGGAAAACTAA